A portion of the Luxibacter massiliensis genome contains these proteins:
- the ileS gene encoding isoleucine--tRNA ligase: protein MYKKVSTDMNFVDREKEIEKFWIDNKVFQKSMEQREGCPEYTFYDGPPTANGKPHIGHVLTRVIKDMIPRYRTMKGYMVPRKAGWDTHGLPVELEVEKLLGLDGKDQIEEYGLEPFIDKCKESVWKYKGMWEDFSSTVGFWADMEHPYVTYDNDFIESEWWALKQIWDKGLLYKGFKIVPYCPRCGTPLSAQEVAQGYKDVKERSAIVRFKVKDEDAYFLAWTTTPWTLPSNLALCVNPDEDYVKVKAADGYVYYLAQALLDTVLGKLAQEENPAYEILETYKGRNLEYKEYEPLFQCSADGAARQGKKAFFVTCDSYVTLTDGTGVVHIAPAFGEDDANVGRKYGLPFVQLVDEKGNMSESTPFGGVFVKKADPLVLKDLEERNLLFDAPKFEHSYPHCWRCDTPLIYYARESWFIKMTEVKENLIANNNTINWIPESIGKGRFGDWLENVQDWGISRNRYWGTPLNIWECECGHQHSVGSIEELKEMSDNCPGDIELHRPYIDDVTIKCPKCGKEMHRVPEVIDCWFDSGSMPFAQHHYPFENKELFEQQFPADFISEAVDQTRGWFYSLLAISTLLFDKAPYKNVIVLGHVQDENGQKMSKSKGNAVDPFDALDQYGADAIRWYFYVNSAPWLPNRFHGKAVTEGQRKFMGTLWNTYAFFVLYANIDQFDPSRYSLDYEKLSVMDKWLLSKLNTLVKTVDENLEQYRIPESARALQDFVDDMSNWYVRRSRERFWAKGMEQDKINAYMTLYTALVTVSKAAAPMIPFMAEEIYQNLVCGIDSGAPISIHLCDFPAVNEAYIDGALEENMSHVLKLVVMGRACRNTANIKNRQPIGQMFVKADFELPKFYQEIVRDELNVKNVKFTEDVRDFTSYNFKPQLKTVGPKYGKMLGGIKSVLDSLDGNAAMDELQASGSLKLSVEGQEIVLFREDLLIDTAQIQGYVSENDNGVTVVLDTNLTEELLEEGFVREIISKIQTMRKEAGFEVMDKIKVTYGGSKKAEDIFEAHGIEIGDEVLANAVVKAEPSGYMKEWKINGEAVTMGVEKEGE from the coding sequence ATGTATAAGAAAGTTTCCACGGATATGAATTTTGTGGACCGTGAGAAAGAGATTGAAAAATTTTGGATTGACAATAAGGTTTTCCAGAAGAGTATGGAGCAGAGGGAGGGATGCCCGGAGTATACTTTTTATGACGGGCCTCCTACAGCAAATGGAAAACCTCACATAGGGCATGTCCTGACACGTGTCATCAAGGATATGATTCCCAGGTACAGGACAATGAAGGGGTATATGGTTCCCAGAAAGGCAGGATGGGATACCCATGGGCTCCCGGTGGAGCTGGAGGTGGAAAAGCTGCTGGGCCTGGACGGCAAGGATCAGATTGAAGAATATGGCCTGGAACCATTTATTGATAAATGTAAAGAAAGTGTATGGAAATATAAGGGGATGTGGGAGGACTTCTCAAGCACCGTAGGATTTTGGGCAGACATGGAGCACCCCTATGTAACCTATGACAATGATTTTATTGAGTCCGAGTGGTGGGCCCTGAAGCAGATTTGGGACAAGGGACTGTTATACAAAGGCTTTAAAATAGTGCCTTATTGCCCCAGATGTGGGACGCCCCTGTCCGCCCAGGAGGTTGCCCAGGGTTATAAGGATGTGAAAGAGCGGTCTGCGATTGTCAGATTTAAGGTGAAGGATGAGGATGCTTATTTTCTGGCATGGACAACTACACCCTGGACCCTTCCTTCTAATCTGGCCCTCTGTGTGAACCCTGACGAAGATTATGTGAAAGTAAAGGCTGCCGACGGCTATGTATATTATCTGGCCCAAGCGCTGCTGGATACAGTGCTGGGCAAACTGGCGCAGGAAGAAAACCCTGCATACGAGATATTAGAAACTTATAAAGGCAGGAACCTGGAATATAAAGAATACGAACCCCTTTTCCAGTGCTCTGCAGACGGGGCGGCCAGACAGGGAAAGAAAGCTTTCTTTGTGACTTGCGATTCCTATGTAACCCTTACAGACGGTACAGGGGTCGTCCACATTGCTCCTGCCTTCGGCGAGGATGATGCAAATGTGGGAAGAAAATATGGACTTCCTTTTGTGCAGCTTGTAGATGAAAAAGGAAATATGTCTGAGTCTACTCCTTTTGGGGGTGTATTTGTCAAGAAGGCTGATCCATTAGTGTTAAAAGACCTGGAGGAAAGAAACCTTCTTTTCGATGCGCCTAAATTCGAACACAGCTATCCTCATTGCTGGAGATGTGATACACCTTTGATCTACTATGCACGGGAATCCTGGTTTATTAAGATGACAGAGGTGAAGGAGAATCTGATAGCCAACAATAATACAATCAATTGGATCCCCGAGAGCATTGGGAAAGGACGTTTTGGCGACTGGCTGGAAAATGTACAGGACTGGGGCATCAGCCGCAACAGGTACTGGGGCACTCCTCTGAATATTTGGGAATGTGAGTGCGGGCATCAGCATTCTGTAGGCAGCATTGAAGAGCTAAAGGAAATGTCCGATAACTGCCCCGGGGACATTGAGCTCCACAGGCCGTATATTGATGATGTAACGATTAAGTGCCCTAAGTGCGGGAAAGAGATGCACCGTGTACCGGAGGTTATTGACTGCTGGTTTGACAGTGGTTCCATGCCGTTTGCCCAGCATCATTATCCATTTGAGAACAAAGAGCTTTTTGAACAGCAGTTCCCGGCCGATTTTATTTCTGAAGCAGTGGACCAGACAAGAGGCTGGTTCTATTCACTGCTGGCCATATCTACGCTTCTGTTTGATAAAGCGCCATATAAGAACGTAATCGTTCTCGGGCATGTGCAGGATGAAAATGGACAGAAGATGAGCAAATCAAAGGGGAATGCAGTGGATCCCTTTGATGCGCTGGATCAGTATGGGGCAGACGCCATCCGCTGGTATTTCTACGTAAACAGTGCGCCCTGGCTTCCTAACCGTTTCCACGGAAAGGCAGTGACTGAGGGACAGCGTAAATTTATGGGGACATTGTGGAATACCTATGCGTTTTTTGTATTGTACGCCAATATTGACCAGTTTGACCCTTCCAGATACAGCCTGGATTATGAGAAACTTTCCGTCATGGATAAGTGGCTTTTATCAAAGCTAAACACACTTGTGAAGACAGTAGATGAGAACCTGGAACAGTACCGTATACCCGAAAGCGCAAGGGCGCTGCAGGACTTTGTGGATGACATGAGCAACTGGTATGTCAGAAGAAGCCGCGAGCGTTTCTGGGCAAAGGGAATGGAGCAGGATAAAATAAATGCTTATATGACCTTGTACACAGCTCTTGTGACAGTTTCTAAGGCAGCGGCCCCCATGATTCCATTTATGGCGGAGGAGATTTACCAGAATCTTGTATGCGGCATAGACAGCGGGGCGCCTATAAGTATCCACTTATGTGATTTTCCGGCTGTGAATGAAGCCTATATAGATGGCGCGCTGGAAGAGAATATGTCCCATGTATTGAAGCTCGTGGTGATGGGAAGGGCGTGCCGAAATACGGCCAACATCAAAAACCGCCAGCCAATTGGGCAGATGTTTGTAAAGGCAGATTTTGAACTTCCGAAATTTTATCAGGAAATCGTCAGGGATGAACTGAATGTGAAAAATGTAAAGTTTACAGAGGACGTGAGGGACTTTACTTCCTATAATTTTAAGCCACAGCTAAAGACAGTTGGGCCAAAGTATGGTAAAATGTTAGGTGGAATCAAATCTGTACTGGACAGCCTGGATGGAAATGCAGCCATGGATGAGCTTCAGGCATCCGGGTCACTGAAGCTGTCTGTAGAGGGACAGGAGATTGTATTGTTCAGGGAAGATTTACTGATTGACACTGCACAGATCCAGGGATATGTTTCTGAGAATGATAATGGGGTAACTGTTGTCCTTGACACAAACCTGACTGAAGAACTCCTTGAGGAAGGTTTTGTGCGTGAGATCATCAGCAAGATTCAGACTATGCGCAAAGAGGCCGGGTTTGAGGTAATGGATAAGATAAAAGTAACTTACGGCGGCAGTAAAAAAGCAGAGGATATTTTCGAGGCCCATGGCATAGAAATTGGAGATGAGGTATTGGCCAACGCGGTTGTAAAAGCAGAGCCTTCCGGTTATATGAAAGAGTGGAAGATAAACGGTGAGGCTGTTACAATGGGCGTTGAGAAAGAAGGTGAATAA
- a CDS encoding D-alanyl-D-alanine carboxypeptidase family protein, producing MKMKRLLFCMAAVFIFMLHPMEAFADEVPGEAKTAEELAAEEEKEKADSYAREIDTNKLEGWPQGPAVYADSAIVMDMDSKAILFSKNADAKHYPASITKLLTTLVALEHAELTDKVTFTEDSVSFLQYDDAQIGMKPGEELSMEDALHGVLLASANEVSYAVAESVGQQKLGGNYESFIQTMNDRAEELGCTGSHWANPNGLHNDDHYTTAHDMALIASAVYQEEEFQKIMDTLEYKIGPTNLTKEERVFQQNHKMLWPENYYYYEYCTGGKTGYTDQAKTTLVTMADNGDMRLAAVVLYDYGVDAYTDTREMLDYVFQNFQKVSVSGQETSEDVQSFSDPDSYVVLPEGISFSQLDKEISLTEEGIRDGRILYSYKGQSVGSVDVTVTEECYCKLMGIEPGGKGDKEALHTAEKSKTIAKQSVSGENRQLKLIIAVGSVVIFVLIIFMYALKRRKKKALRHRKRPIRGRD from the coding sequence ATGAAAATGAAGAGATTACTATTTTGTATGGCAGCAGTATTCATTTTTATGCTGCATCCTATGGAGGCTTTTGCAGACGAAGTACCAGGGGAAGCAAAGACAGCAGAAGAGCTTGCGGCGGAGGAAGAAAAGGAAAAGGCTGATTCTTATGCCCGTGAGATTGATACAAATAAACTAGAAGGATGGCCTCAGGGGCCGGCTGTCTATGCGGATTCGGCCATTGTCATGGATATGGACAGTAAGGCCATCCTTTTTTCGAAAAACGCTGACGCAAAGCATTATCCGGCAAGTATTACAAAACTGCTTACAACCTTGGTTGCCCTTGAACATGCAGAGCTGACAGATAAAGTGACATTTACGGAGGACAGTGTATCCTTCCTGCAGTATGATGATGCACAGATAGGGATGAAGCCAGGAGAAGAATTAAGCATGGAGGATGCCCTTCATGGCGTGCTGCTGGCTTCGGCCAATGAAGTGTCCTATGCAGTGGCGGAAAGCGTGGGGCAGCAGAAACTAGGCGGTAATTATGAATCCTTTATTCAGACAATGAACGACAGGGCGGAGGAGCTTGGCTGTACTGGTTCACACTGGGCAAACCCCAATGGGCTGCATAATGACGACCATTATACCACAGCACACGACATGGCCCTTATTGCATCTGCTGTGTATCAGGAAGAAGAGTTCCAAAAGATTATGGACACATTGGAGTACAAGATAGGCCCTACCAATCTGACAAAGGAGGAGAGAGTATTTCAGCAGAACCACAAGATGCTGTGGCCAGAAAACTACTATTATTATGAATACTGCACTGGCGGAAAAACAGGGTATACAGACCAGGCAAAGACTACCCTTGTGACGATGGCGGACAATGGCGATATGAGGCTTGCAGCAGTTGTACTCTATGATTACGGCGTAGACGCCTATACAGATACAAGAGAGATGCTGGACTATGTATTCCAGAATTTCCAGAAGGTCTCTGTCAGCGGGCAGGAAACATCAGAGGATGTCCAGTCTTTCAGCGATCCAGACTCATATGTGGTACTGCCTGAGGGAATTAGCTTTAGCCAGCTCGATAAGGAAATTTCTTTGACAGAGGAAGGTATACGAGATGGAAGGATTCTGTATTCGTATAAAGGGCAGAGTGTGGGCAGTGTAGATGTAACTGTCACAGAAGAATGTTACTGTAAATTAATGGGAATAGAGCCAGGCGGCAAAGGGGACAAGGAAGCTCTGCATACGGCAGAGAAAAGTAAGACAATTGCAAAACAGTCTGTCTCGGGGGAAAACAGACAGCTTAAATTGATAATTGCAGTAGGATCAGTTGTTATTTTTGTATTGATTATTTTTATGTATGCTTTAAAAAGAAGAAAAAAGAAAGCGCTCAGGCACAGAAAAAGGCCAATAAGGGGCAGGGACTAA
- a CDS encoding diguanylate cyclase domain-containing protein has protein sequence MSNILEMDQEIESCLDTIRFLNESTDDYLFVWDIKRGKLHFTSDIHERFAIEEQPEEGYDLADWNKIVYDKDLPALKEDLGQVEKGNIKSHNLEYRIIDREGNRIWINCRGKSQLGQDGRPQFMIGRISDTVMARKVDFLTGLLNGVKFGEDMAECLLKKQQGFLLILDIDNLKDLNNKYGRSYGDEVIKGVSEILEETVDSFYRIYRMDGDKFIINLLYCDRNGAKSAYNIIQDKVALYCTISAGAVPYSEYTDEDSSMLYQYAENALDQAKQTGKNNLIFFSLENYEEYLHRIDLQEELKKSIDNGFQGFYLCYQPQISIEDFRLFGAEALLRFHSPTRGVVEPSEFIPILEQTEWICPVGEWVLRTALGQCKEWRNVIPKLHISVNISYVQLRKKGIAKKVLDILKESGNPGSVLTMEVTESMQLQDYPYFNKIFYQWKKAGIDISVDDFGTGYSSLGYLKSLEINEIKIDRCFISGIKNSTYNYKLLNNMLELAYSAQIRVCCEGVETEEELYVLRKLHPDTIQGFLFGRPYKKEQFEEKYIAWGNQVYWEAMNLETGSKPSLKSIGQKESELIFSKDKLATIVDAMEEAVYVSDIDTYELYYLNPAAHKMIEGCDYKGEGTKCYQVLQGKDAPCEFCTNPIIDKENFYIWEMENTHLGRHFMLKDKLIPWGDKMARMEIAIDVTERELISQDVREKLDFEKNVTVCTKMLIEDPDMNRAVTKTIQSIGEFYKCDRVVIFEPDVDEGHWSNTYEWCNQNISPRQDDMQNVPAYFFRRFLGDLERGSSVMIDDLGQIKEDCPVEWRVLTDLGVCNFLAVPIMKGNKLIGFIVIENPKHRDDNDRQIRIMSHFLADRVIRNEADERLSELLNFRYEDILKATRLGLWIIKLDKKSGIGKMYADHTMLQIMGIKKKISAAECYDYWYGRINDGYYNYVNLAVDEMIHKGNPVQLEYTWNHPDHGEVVVRCMGVRVQDDEGMISLEGYHCIISDMEMPRFFSSTLANEMFEYNEIKKSIYFHTERSILFGEEKREQNFPDCWIDTKIVHQNCVKEFKSIFYGLNKNKEIEGAELLLKTKKGDYEWFRLETHRLGMDDKDIHTIVVSLTPAAKERTMELNYIRKNDFYEALLSEAAAYAEIDISNGQIKNTGGLWKKYEEESRWWGESFSQTMRRNILLSVYSGDVEIVNYYMDADVMRDLYENKNSTIKLCFRHFIDGELRWVEMTIHLFKEKYTNNMYALLYLKNIDLQKKREIAQVTAASIDPLTQVYNRRSFEEKVKEHIESEEFMRGAFLLIDLDDFKVINDKFGHLAGDEALKYLARLLVSTFRKDDVVGRLGGDEFFVFVKNVSDREIMNRRLDALYQSLKDDPDMPISCSTGVVFVERDGFSFEKSLKCADIALYRSKNAGKAVYSYYEDFADTIGS, from the coding sequence GTGAGTAATATATTAGAAATGGATCAGGAAATAGAAAGTTGTCTGGATACGATTCGATTTTTAAATGAAAGTACAGACGATTATCTTTTTGTGTGGGATATTAAAAGAGGAAAATTACATTTTACATCTGATATTCATGAGAGATTTGCAATCGAAGAGCAGCCGGAGGAAGGATATGATCTGGCGGATTGGAATAAGATTGTTTATGATAAGGATTTGCCTGCCCTCAAAGAAGATCTGGGGCAGGTTGAAAAGGGAAATATAAAGAGCCACAATCTGGAGTACCGGATTATTGACAGAGAAGGGAATAGAATATGGATTAACTGCAGGGGAAAAAGCCAGCTTGGGCAGGATGGCAGGCCTCAGTTCATGATTGGAAGAATATCAGATACTGTAATGGCAAGGAAGGTAGATTTTTTGACAGGCTTGCTCAATGGAGTTAAATTTGGGGAGGATATGGCAGAATGTCTTTTAAAAAAGCAGCAGGGATTCCTGCTGATTTTAGATATAGACAATCTGAAAGATCTTAATAATAAATATGGCAGAAGTTATGGTGATGAGGTCATAAAAGGGGTTTCTGAAATATTGGAGGAAACAGTTGACAGCTTCTATAGGATCTATCGTATGGATGGAGATAAGTTTATTATTAACTTACTCTATTGTGACAGGAATGGGGCTAAGTCAGCCTATAATATCATACAGGATAAAGTGGCCTTATACTGTACAATTTCTGCAGGCGCGGTGCCATATTCGGAATATACAGATGAGGACAGCAGTATGCTGTACCAATATGCAGAGAATGCGTTAGATCAGGCCAAACAGACCGGGAAAAATAATCTGATATTCTTTTCACTGGAGAATTATGAGGAGTATTTACATAGAATTGATCTGCAGGAGGAATTGAAGAAGAGTATTGACAATGGATTCCAGGGTTTCTATCTGTGTTACCAGCCTCAGATAAGTATTGAGGATTTTCGATTATTTGGAGCAGAGGCTCTTTTAAGGTTTCATTCACCAACCAGGGGAGTGGTAGAGCCATCAGAATTTATCCCTATTTTGGAGCAGACAGAGTGGATCTGCCCGGTGGGTGAGTGGGTTTTAAGGACGGCCCTTGGCCAATGTAAGGAATGGAGAAATGTGATACCCAAGCTGCATATCAGTGTCAATATATCTTATGTACAGCTCAGAAAAAAGGGGATTGCGAAGAAGGTCTTGGATATACTTAAAGAGAGTGGGAATCCGGGGAGTGTACTGACTATGGAGGTTACAGAGAGTATGCAGCTCCAGGATTATCCATATTTCAATAAGATATTTTACCAGTGGAAGAAAGCAGGCATAGATATATCCGTAGATGATTTTGGCACTGGTTATTCCAGCCTTGGCTATCTGAAAAGCCTGGAGATTAATGAAATTAAGATTGACCGTTGCTTTATCAGCGGAATTAAGAATAGTACTTATAATTATAAGCTGTTGAACAATATGCTGGAATTGGCTTACAGCGCACAAATCAGAGTATGCTGTGAGGGCGTTGAGACAGAAGAGGAATTATATGTATTACGGAAGCTTCACCCAGACACTATACAAGGGTTTTTGTTTGGCAGGCCCTATAAAAAAGAACAATTTGAAGAGAAGTATATTGCGTGGGGAAACCAGGTATATTGGGAGGCAATGAACCTGGAGACAGGCTCAAAGCCTTCTCTGAAAAGTATAGGCCAAAAAGAAAGTGAATTGATTTTTAGCAAAGATAAATTGGCTACAATTGTAGATGCCATGGAGGAAGCTGTCTACGTCAGCGATATAGATACCTATGAGCTATATTACTTGAATCCGGCCGCCCATAAAATGATAGAGGGATGCGATTATAAGGGCGAGGGGACTAAATGTTACCAGGTACTCCAGGGAAAGGATGCACCTTGTGAATTCTGCACGAACCCTATAATAGATAAAGAAAATTTTTACATATGGGAAATGGAGAATACGCACCTTGGCAGGCATTTCATGTTAAAGGATAAGCTCATACCATGGGGAGATAAGATGGCGAGAATGGAGATTGCCATTGACGTGACAGAGAGGGAGCTTATAAGCCAGGATGTCAGAGAAAAACTAGACTTTGAGAAAAATGTTACCGTCTGTACAAAGATGCTGATCGAGGATCCTGATATGAACCGCGCGGTAACGAAGACTATACAATCTATAGGAGAGTTTTATAAGTGTGACAGAGTTGTTATTTTTGAGCCGGATGTGGATGAAGGGCATTGGAGCAATACCTATGAATGGTGTAATCAAAATATTAGCCCCAGACAGGATGATATGCAGAACGTCCCCGCCTATTTTTTCAGGAGATTTTTAGGGGATTTGGAAAGGGGTTCTTCTGTCATGATAGACGACCTTGGCCAAATAAAAGAAGACTGTCCTGTGGAGTGGAGGGTACTTACGGATTTAGGCGTCTGTAATTTCCTGGCTGTACCTATCATGAAAGGAAATAAGCTTATAGGATTTATTGTCATAGAAAATCCAAAGCACAGGGATGACAATGACAGGCAGATTCGTATAATGTCCCATTTTCTGGCGGACAGGGTAATCAGGAATGAGGCGGATGAGAGACTGAGTGAGCTGCTGAACTTCCGGTATGAAGATATTCTGAAAGCAACAAGGCTAGGACTTTGGATCATTAAGTTAGACAAGAAGTCTGGAATTGGAAAAATGTATGCAGACCATACAATGCTGCAGATCATGGGGATTAAGAAGAAAATTTCTGCAGCGGAATGTTATGATTACTGGTATGGCAGGATCAACGATGGATATTATAACTATGTGAATCTTGCAGTAGATGAAATGATTCATAAAGGGAATCCGGTTCAGCTGGAGTATACATGGAACCATCCTGACCACGGGGAGGTTGTCGTAAGATGTATGGGAGTCCGTGTACAGGACGATGAAGGGATGATCAGCCTGGAAGGGTACCACTGCATTATAAGCGATATGGAGATGCCCAGATTCTTTTCCAGTACCTTGGCCAATGAGATGTTTGAATATAATGAAATAAAGAAGTCCATATATTTTCATACTGAACGCAGCATTTTGTTTGGTGAAGAGAAACGGGAGCAGAATTTTCCTGATTGTTGGATTGACACAAAGATCGTACATCAGAATTGTGTCAAAGAATTTAAGTCTATCTTTTATGGCCTAAATAAAAATAAGGAGATCGAAGGCGCGGAGCTGCTTCTCAAAACAAAAAAGGGGGATTATGAGTGGTTTAGGCTGGAAACCCACCGTCTGGGAATGGATGATAAAGATATACATACAATCGTAGTTTCCCTGACCCCTGCAGCTAAAGAGCGCACTATGGAGTTAAATTATATACGGAAGAATGATTTTTATGAGGCGTTGCTTTCAGAGGCAGCGGCCTATGCAGAGATAGATATAAGCAATGGACAGATTAAAAATACCGGGGGCCTTTGGAAAAAATACGAAGAAGAAAGCCGGTGGTGGGGAGAGTCTTTTTCACAGACTATGCGGAGAAATATTCTACTATCCGTATATTCAGGGGATGTGGAAATAGTAAACTATTATATGGATGCAGATGTCATGAGGGATCTGTATGAAAATAAAAATTCTACAATAAAGCTATGTTTCCGCCACTTTATAGATGGGGAACTGCGATGGGTAGAGATGACTATACATTTGTTTAAAGAAAAATACACAAATAATATGTATGCCCTTTTATATCTGAAAAATATTGATTTACAGAAGAAAAGGGAGATAGCACAGGTCACTGCTGCTTCCATAGATCCCCTTACACAAGTTTATAATAGGAGGAGCTTTGAGGAAAAAGTAAAAGAGCATATTGAGTCGGAAGAATTTATGCGGGGGGCGTTTCTTCTGATCGATCTGGATGATTTTAAAGTTATCAATGATAAATTTGGCCATCTTGCTGGAGATGAAGCGTTGAAATATCTGGCAAGGTTATTGGTGTCTACCTTTAGAAAGGATGACGTTGTAGGGCGTTTGGGAGGAGATGAATTTTTCGTTTTTGTAAAAAATGTCAGTGACAGGGAGATTATGAACCGCAGGTTAGATGCTTTGTATCAGTCTTTAAAAGACGATCCAGATATGCCGATTTCCTGCAGTACGGGAGTTGTTTTTGTAGAAAGGGATGGGTTTTCCTTTGAGAAAAGCTTAAAATGTGCTGATATCGCCCTCTATAGAAGCAAGAATGCAGGAAAGGCGGTTTATTCTTATTATGAAGATTTCGCTGATACCATTGGCAGCTGA
- a CDS encoding response regulator, whose product MNKPLILVVEDDTSVRNLMTTTLKAHDYRYLTAFNGESAILEASSHNPDIVLLDLGLPDIDGVEIIRKIRTWSNVPIIVISARSEDTDKIDALDAGADDYLTKPFSVEELLARLRVTQRRLIMMQKESPAEASVFTNGMLRIDYAAGCAYLNKEELHLTPIEYKLLCLLSKNVGKVLTHTFITQNIWGSSWDNDIASLRVFMATLRKKIEREPNSAQYIQTHIGVGYRMMKVE is encoded by the coding sequence ATGAATAAGCCATTAATATTAGTTGTAGAAGATGATACGTCTGTAAGAAATCTAATGACAACAACCTTAAAAGCACATGATTACCGTTATCTCACGGCATTTAATGGTGAATCAGCGATTTTGGAGGCTTCGTCCCATAATCCCGATATCGTCCTGCTTGATCTAGGGTTGCCGGATATCGACGGAGTTGAAATTATACGGAAAATCCGCACATGGTCCAATGTACCTATTATTGTCATCAGCGCGAGAAGCGAGGATACAGATAAAATTGATGCTTTAGATGCGGGAGCAGACGACTATCTTACAAAACCGTTTTCCGTCGAGGAACTGCTTGCGCGGCTCCGTGTAACCCAGAGACGGCTTATTATGATGCAGAAAGAATCTCCTGCAGAGGCTTCAGTTTTTACAAATGGAATGCTCCGTATTGACTATGCGGCGGGATGTGCGTATCTAAATAAAGAAGAATTGCATTTAACACCCATCGAATACAAGCTGCTTTGTTTATTGTCAAAAAATGTGGGCAAGGTTCTGACACATACTTTTATAACCCAGAACATTTGGGGCAGCAGTTGGGATAACGATATTGCTTCTCTGCGTGTTTTCATGGCAACACTCCGAAAGAAAATTGAAAGAGAACCTAATTCGGCCCAATATATCCAAACCCATATTGGGGTCGGATATCGGATGATGAAGGTCGAATAA